GCGCTGAGGAGAAAGTTGAGCCCGCTGCCGAAGCCGACCTCGAGCACCCTGGTGGGCGTTCTTGAGGCGAGACGCGCGGCCACGCCCGAGCCCTCCAGAAAGACGTGTCTGGCCTCGCTCAAGGCGCCCCGGTCGGAGTGAAAGGTCTGGCCGTAGCCTTCGCTGTAGAGGGTCTTGCTGCCGTCGCGGGTGGTCACGAGTCGCATGGCTCCAGTCTACCCGCGCCAGAGTAGCCGCGCCTGGCTGGACTGGCGGGTGACGCGCGTTGCAGTACGGGGAACGCGGCCACGGCTGTGGACGAGGGCTAGTTGAGCGTCCGCCCCTCCGGCTCGCCCAGAACGAACAGCGGCACCTCGAGCTCGAAGCGCTCGCCGCGCCCGTCAAGCATGCCGTAGCCGCCGCGCATGGTGCCGTAAGGCGTGGCCAGCGGACAACCGCTGCTGTACTCGTAGCTCTGGCCGGGGCCGATGACGGGCTGAACGCCGACGACGCCCTTGCCGCGCACCTCCTGGGTGCGGCCGAGCGCGTCGGTGATGAGCCAGTGGCGGTCGATGAGCTGGGCGCGCTCGGTGCTCCGGTTGGAGATGGTGATGGTGTAGCCGAAGAGGAAACGGTGCAACTCCGGTTGCGAGCGGTCGGGCAGGTAAAAGGAGCGGACGCTGACGCGCCAGAATTCTTTTGAGGTGTCAGGTGGTGACGCTTTCATCCGCCTAAGCCTAGCAGTTCGGCTCGGGCGACGGGGTATGCTGGGCGCGGAAAGAGAGGTAAAGGTGAAACTGGAGAGCATCGAACTTCGCGAGGTGCAAGTCAGGCTACGCTTTCGCTTCGAGACGAGTTTTGGCGTCGAGCAGGACATGCGGCGCCTGTTGGTGACGGTCTACGGCGAGGGACTCGAGGGCTACGGCGAATGCACCGCCGGCAACTTTCCCGGCTACTCCTACGAGTCGGTGGACACCTGCTGGGGCGCGCTCAAGGACCACATCATCCCCCAGGTCGTCGGCAAGAGCTTCGCGACCCCGGCGCAGCTTTTGGACGCGGTCAGGGCGGTGCGCGGCCACAACATGGCGATAGCCGGGCTCGAGACCGCCTTCTGGGACCTCCAGGCCAAGGCCGCCGGGCTGCCGCTCTGGGTGATGCTGGGCGGCACGCGCACCAGGCACCCCGTCGGCGCGTCCCTGGGCATCCAGGAGAGCGTAGCGGCGACGGTGGAGCTCGCTCAGGCCCACGTTGAACAGGGCTATAAGCGCCTCAAGTTCAAGATCAAGCCCGGCTGGGACGTAGCGCCCCTGCGGGCGGTGCGCGAGGCCCTGCCCGAGACGCCCTTGACCGTGGACGCCAACAGCGCCTACCGGCTCACCGACGCCCGCGTCTTTAGGGAGCTCGACGAGCTGGGCCTCGACTACATCGAGCAGCCCTTGGCGCACGACGACCTCGTCGACCACGCCGAACTGCAGCGCCTCTTGGCCACGCCCATCTGCCTAGACGAGTCCATCCACTCGCCCGAGGACGCCCGCAAGGGCCTGCAGCTCGGCGCGGGCCGGGTCATCAACATCAAGGTGGGGCGCCTTCGCGGCCACCTCCTGGCGCGGCGCAGCCACGACGTGGCGGTGAGCTTCGGCGCGCCGGTGTGGTGCGGGGGGATGCTCGAGACCGGGGTGGGGCGCGCCCACAACCTGCACCTCAGCGCCTTGGAGGGTTTTACCCTGCCCGGCGACACTGCCAGCGCCAGCCGCTACTGGGACGAGGACCTCGTCGAGCCGCTCCTCGACGCGGTAGACGGCGTGCAGCCCATCCCCGCGGGGCCGGGCATCGGCGTGAGCTTGAAGCGCGACCTGATCGACAGGGTGACGGAGCGGCAGGAGCGCTTTGCCTAGGGGCGGTGCCACCTTCAAGCTGACTTCAGCCCTCGTCCTCCGCCGACTCGCGCCGCCGCCGCAGCGTCACGCTCTCGCCGCCGATGCCCCAGTTGTCAGTCTCGACCTCCTCGATCACCACCACGGTGGTCTCGGGGTTCTTGCCCAGGACCCGCACGAGCAGCTCGGTCGCGCCGCGGATGAGCTCGGCCTTCTGCTCCTTGCTGGCGCCCTCCCTGGTGATCTTGATGTTGACGTAGGGCATCAGGCGAGGCCGAGGTAGAGCGAGGCCAGCCTGCCCTCCGGGTTCAGTTTCACGTCCATGACCGTGTCTCCTCGTTCGTAGCCTAGTTCGCTACCCTCCTCGTAGAGCTTGCGCTCCTGGGGGACGCCGAACAGGCTGGTGACAGCTTCTTCCGTCGCGCTGCCACTCAGGCCGAGCACCCGGGCCCCAGAGAAGACGACGCCCGCAAAGGGCTGGATGTAGTCGGGGTCGCCCTCGCCCGGCGGCTCGAAGACCGCGGTATAGCCCGCCGTCCTGGCCGCGCGGATGGTGACGACCAGGCCCCTCCGAAAGTAGACGAGCGTACCCTGGTGGGCGAGGCGGCGGTCCTCGGCCACGCCGAGAAAGGAGAGCGCATCCATCTCCGCGCCCAGAGGCACGCCGCAGAGCGTCTCCGCCGAGAGATCGAGCTCGAGCCGCCTATACGCATCCTCCTGCCAGTTCGAGCTGGGAAAGCCGATCCTGAGGAGGCGCTCCAAAAGGCTCACGCCGGCCCTCCCCGCAAGGGGCCAGGGGTCGCGAAGATGACTTGGGGCGCCGTCATAGCTCTCCTGGCCTCATTCTAAGCGCTTCGCTTCAAGGCGTGATGCGATTCGGCGCGACGGGGCCGGCTGCTTGTGCCCTGATCTAGACGAGGCTCAGCTCGAGCGCGGGCAAGTCCAGGCCCCTGAGCTCCGCCCGCCAGCTTTGGCCCGGCTCGACCGGCATCGCCGCGGTGAGCGAGCCTGTGGTGACTACTTCACCTGGCTTCGGGGCGTCCTCTTCGCCTTGAAGCTCTCCCGCCAGCCAGCCGAGCGCCAGGGCGGGAGAGCCGACTACGTTCTTCCCCGCGCCCGTGGCCGCCTCCTCGCCGCCTTGGTAGAGCGTCAGCTCGAGCGCTCGCAGCGCATTGGCCACTTTGCCCAGCCTCTTGCCCTCGAGCGCTTGCCTCTCTCCGATCACCAGCGCGCCGTGCAGGCCGTAGTCGGCGACGGCGTCGGCGGGCGTGAACTTCCAGTCGGGGTAGTGGCACTGGACGAGCTCGAAACCGAGGGCGACCCACTCGGCGGCTGCCAGGAGCGCCTCGGCGTCCTTCTCTACGGGAGGGGCCTCCCGAAGTCCAAACACGATCTCGGGCTCGAGCCGGGGCTGGACGAAGAGGTCGAGGGGCAGGGTCGCCCTGTTCGCCCCGGCGTCCTCCGGAGCGTCCTGCACCGTCTTGTCGTACATCGGCCCCCAGATCACCCTGTCCAGGCCCATGGCGGGCCAGACCGCCTGGTTGGTGAGGCCGATCTTGCGGCCTATCATCCTATAGCCGCCCTCCTGCAAGCGCCTCGAGAGCTCGCCTTGAACCGCGTAGGCGTCCTCGAAGGTAAGCTCGAGCCCTCTGATCGAGGGCGCGGGGAGCGTGCGGGCCTGCACCCGCGCTTCGGCCAACTCGTCGGCGAGCACCTTCTGCGCTTCGGTCATGTCCGTACTCATCCTTTGAACCGGGGCTCTTCGCGGCCCCTGACGCCGGGCGAAAAGCATACCAGCTTGCCCGCCAGCGGCTGCTCGGCGAGCGCCCCTTCGTCCAAATCGCGGCTCGCCGAGGTGACGTAGAGGGTGTCCAAGCCCGCGCCGCCAAAGGCCAGGCTGGTGGGGCTCTCCATCGGCATCTCATAAACGCGCTCGAGCTTGCCGTCCGGGTCGTGGCGCTCCAAGCGCCAGCCGCCGAACCAGCCGTTCCAGATGCATCCCTCGGCGTCGACGATGAGGCCGTCGGGCACGCCCCGGGCGTCCGGCTTGTGGATGAAGGGGCGGCGGTTGTCGATGTCGCCCGTCGCCGTATCGTAGTCGAAGGCGTAGACGGTCTTCGCGTCCGAGTCGGTAAAGTACATGAGCTTACCGTCCAGGCTCCAGCCGATACCGTTGGGCACGCCGTAGCCCGAGCCCATCTGGTGAACCTCGAGGTCGGGGCCTAAGCGGTAGAGGCTGTTGGCGTCGGCGCCGTAGGAGCCCGCCCAGTAGCGGCCTTCAGGGCTGGCGGCGCCGTCGTTGAAGCGCGTCTCCTGTGAGGGTTCGGGGTTATGGACGACCTCAAGTGCCGCGCCCGCTTGGGGCCGGTGAAAGGCGAAGCCCGCCTGCGTCGCCAGCAGTAGGCCGCCCCCCTCGCGCAGGGCAATCGCGCCCACCTTGACGCCGACCGCAAAGGTTTCCCTCTTGCCCGTATGCGGCTGCAGGCGGTGGTAGCGCCCTTCTTCGATGTCGGTCCAGTAGAGCCAACTCTCTTTCGCGTCCCAGATGGGACCTTCGCCCAGGGTGTCGCGCTCGCCAGCGGCGAGCGTAAGCTCGGGGGTAAGCGTCATGAAAACCTCCTCACCCTACCATGACATGGACGCAAGAGCCGGACCGCCGCCATGCTTACCGTCCTAGCCAGGGCGCTTGCGAAGCGGGCTGGACGCGTTTAAGGCTTGCGCGACGATGTCCTCGAGCGACGCGGCGAGCGCTCCGACGGCGGAGAGCAGCCGCGAGCGCAGCGGCGCCCAGGCTTCGTCACGCTCGGCCACCTCGAGCGCCTTTTCCAGCCACTGCCCGCCCTCGTGCAGGTGGCTGCGGTAGTACCAGAAGTGAAAGAGCGCCACCGCCAGCTTGAGACCGACTTCGGGCGCGCCGCCCGCGAGCGACCAGCGGAGCGCAGCGCGCAAGTTGTCCTGTTCCCTCTCGAGCCGCTCGAGCCAGCGCGCCTGCTCTGCGCCGCGGTGCTCGGCCTCGGCCTCCTCGGCCAGGCGCAAGAAAACGCGCGCGTGGGCGGTCTGTACCATAGCTTCTTCCTGGGGCTGCGCGGCGAGTTTCTCGCGGCTGTAGCCGTAGACGAGCGGGTGGCGGTCGAAGCGGCCGTCCCCTTGCACGCGCAAGAGCGACTTGTCGGCGAACGCGGCGAGCAAAGGAATCGTTGCCCCCGCCACCTCCGCGGCCGCCGCGCGGCTGAAGCCGCCCTCGAAGACCGAGAGCTTGCGGAGCGCAGCCTGCTCGGCTTCCGTCAGGAGCCGCCAGGAGTAGTCGAAGGTAGCGCGCAGGCTGCGGTGGCGGGCGGGCGCGCCGTGCGCCGCCGTCAGCAGGTCAAGGTCGCGCCGCAGTTCCAGGGCGACGTCCTCAGGCGGCATGAGCCGCACCCAGGCGGCGGCCAGCTCGATGCCGAGAGGCGAGCCTTCGACCAGGCGGCAAAGCTCTAAGACGGCGGGCAGCGCCTCCGTGGTTAACGCAAAGTCGAGCTTGGCGCGGCGCGCCCGCTGCCAGAAGAGCTGGACGGCCTCCTGTCTCCGCGCCTCCTCAGGGCTCCCCAGGGCATCGGGTACGGGCAGGCCTTCCAGTATGAAGCGCTGTTCTTCGGCCAGGCCGAGCGGCGCCCGCGAGGTCGCCAGGACCTTGACCCCGGCGCCGGCCTGCAAGAGCCGGCGGACGAGCTCGGTACTCTCCGGCAAGTGCTCGCAGTTGTCGAGGACGAGCAGGAGGCGCGTGTCGCCGAACGCTCTGGCGAGCTCGGCCAGCGGCTCGCCCCGGCCCGGCAGACTGAGGC
This DNA window, taken from Deinococcota bacterium, encodes the following:
- the menC gene encoding o-succinylbenzoate synthase — its product is MKLESIELREVQVRLRFRFETSFGVEQDMRRLLVTVYGEGLEGYGECTAGNFPGYSYESVDTCWGALKDHIIPQVVGKSFATPAQLLDAVRAVRGHNMAIAGLETAFWDLQAKAAGLPLWVMLGGTRTRHPVGASLGIQESVAATVELAQAHVEQGYKRLKFKIKPGWDVAPLRAVREALPETPLTVDANSAYRLTDARVFRELDELGLDYIEQPLAHDDLVDHAELQRLLATPICLDESIHSPEDARKGLQLGAGRVINIKVGRLRGHLLARRSHDVAVSFGAPVWCGGMLETGVGRAHNLHLSALEGFTLPGDTASASRYWDEDLVEPLLDAVDGVQPIPAGPGIGVSLKRDLIDRVTERQERFA
- a CDS encoding SMP-30/gluconolactonase/LRE family protein; the encoded protein is MTLTPELTLAAGERDTLGEGPIWDAKESWLYWTDIEEGRYHRLQPHTGKRETFAVGVKVGAIALREGGGLLLATQAGFAFHRPQAGAALEVVHNPEPSQETRFNDGAASPEGRYWAGSYGADANSLYRLGPDLEVHQMGSGYGVPNGIGWSLDGKLMYFTDSDAKTVYAFDYDTATGDIDNRRPFIHKPDARGVPDGLIVDAEGCIWNGWFGGWRLERHDPDGKLERVYEMPMESPTSLAFGGAGLDTLYVTSASRDLDEGALAEQPLAGKLVCFSPGVRGREEPRFKG
- a CDS encoding 4-oxalocrotonate tautomerase family protein; this encodes MPYVNIKITREGASKEQKAELIRGATELLVRVLGKNPETTVVVIEEVETDNWGIGGESVTLRRRRESAEDEG
- a CDS encoding NB-ARC domain-containing protein → CRSMLMASISPSRRAQGALALPGAPPPDAEELARLYRLLVAGGSPRAAELLEEAAELGLVLTPSREEARAELFREGAEAPRTPHNLPPSPTSFVGRDPELVELTRLLAEADTRLVTVLGAGGAGKSRLALEAARQELRGGRWEGVYLVALEALVASELIPTAIARALGLSLPGRGEPLAELARAFGDTRLLLVLDNCEHLPESTELVRRLLQAGAGVKVLATSRAPLGLAEEQRFILEGLPVPDALGSPEEARRQEAVQLFWQRARRAKLDFALTTEALPAVLELCRLVEGSPLGIELAAAWVRLMPPEDVALELRRDLDLLTAAHGAPARHRSLRATFDYSWRLLTEAEQAALRKLSVFEGGFSRAAAAEVAGATIPLLAAFADKSLLRVQGDGRFDRHPLVYGYSREKLAAQPQEEAMVQTAHARVFLRLAEEAEAEHRGAEQARWLERLEREQDNLRAALRWSLAGGAPEVGLKLAVALFHFWYYRSHLHEGGQWLEKALEVAERDEAWAPLRSRLLSAVGALAASLEDIVAQALNASSPLRKRPG
- the apaG gene encoding Co2+/Mg2+ efflux protein ApaG, giving the protein MKASPPDTSKEFWRVSVRSFYLPDRSQPELHRFLFGYTITISNRSTERAQLIDRHWLITDALGRTQEVRGKGVVGVQPVIGPGQSYEYSSGCPLATPYGTMRGGYGMLDGRGERFELEVPLFVLGEPEGRTLN
- a CDS encoding hydratase, with product MTEAQKVLADELAEARVQARTLPAPSIRGLELTFEDAYAVQGELSRRLQEGGYRMIGRKIGLTNQAVWPAMGLDRVIWGPMYDKTVQDAPEDAGANRATLPLDLFVQPRLEPEIVFGLREAPPVEKDAEALLAAAEWVALGFELVQCHYPDWKFTPADAVADYGLHGALVIGERQALEGKRLGKVANALRALELTLYQGGEEAATGAGKNVVGSPALALGWLAGELQGEEDAPKPGEVVTTGSLTAAMPVEPGQSWRAELRGLDLPALELSLV